The proteins below come from a single Agrococcus beijingensis genomic window:
- a CDS encoding metal-dependent transcriptional regulator, with protein sequence MTDLVDTTEMYLRTILDLEEEGITPLRARISERLNHSGPTVSQTIARMERDGLVVVAADRHLELTEEGRILATRVLRKHRLAERLLADVIGLDWSLVHDEACRWEHVMSEQVERRLLALLGNPTESPYGTPIPGLAELGLTPAEPFLDGVQAATDARGARVVRRLGEPIQFDIEGLVELQAAGVVPGARVEVSKVGDRIRLAVEGGQAIDLPAELAQHVYLTA encoded by the coding sequence GTGACGGATCTGGTCGACACGACCGAGATGTACCTCCGCACCATCCTCGATCTCGAGGAGGAGGGCATCACGCCCCTGCGCGCCCGCATCTCGGAGCGGCTGAACCACTCGGGCCCCACCGTCTCGCAGACGATCGCCCGCATGGAGCGCGACGGCCTGGTGGTCGTGGCCGCCGACCGGCACCTCGAGCTCACCGAGGAGGGCCGCATCCTCGCGACCCGGGTGCTGCGCAAGCACCGGCTGGCGGAGCGGCTGCTCGCCGACGTGATCGGCCTCGACTGGAGCCTCGTGCACGACGAGGCCTGCCGCTGGGAGCACGTGATGAGCGAGCAGGTCGAGCGCCGGCTGCTCGCGCTGCTCGGCAACCCGACCGAGTCGCCCTATGGCACGCCGATCCCGGGCCTGGCCGAGCTGGGCCTCACGCCCGCCGAGCCGTTCCTCGACGGGGTGCAGGCCGCGACGGATGCGCGGGGCGCGCGGGTGGTGCGGCGTCTGGGGGAGCCGATCCAGTTCGACATCGAGGGGCTCGTCGAGCTGCAGGCGGCAGGCGTCGTGCCGGGTGCCCGCGTGGAGGTCTCGAAGGTGGGCGACCGCATCCGCCTCGCCGTCGAGGGCGGGCAGGCGATCGACCTGCCGGCCGAGCTCGCGCAGCACGTCTACCTCACCGCCTGA
- a CDS encoding C40 family peptidase, which translates to MEQQHSTAVAVSTAERTAHGTFTSGSLRRGAKSFGVVCIAAALVGALSLPAAAFQPVGERYSESDIAAIIAENSQTVTVSSSARAELVARDGISGTTAAELDQIRSAAREAEEARQAELAAAREAAAATAATAAAAATGTAGAATSSSAAVAAPVNLPAANSSIVAIAQSQLGVPYVWGGTSPSTGFDCSGFTLWVYGQAGHYLPHSSNAQAGYGTPVAASAVAAGDLLVWDGHVAIYAGGDQIIHSATSGKPVKYSVYSAMVAAFGTPQVRRF; encoded by the coding sequence ATGGAACAGCAGCACTCGACGGCCGTCGCCGTCTCGACGGCTGAGCGCACTGCTCACGGAACGTTCACCAGCGGATCGCTGCGCCGAGGGGCCAAGAGCTTCGGCGTCGTCTGCATCGCAGCCGCGCTCGTCGGCGCGCTCTCCCTGCCCGCCGCGGCGTTCCAGCCCGTGGGCGAGCGCTACAGCGAGAGCGACATCGCCGCGATCATCGCCGAGAACTCACAGACCGTCACGGTCTCGTCGAGCGCGCGCGCCGAGCTGGTGGCGCGCGACGGCATCTCCGGCACGACCGCCGCAGAGCTCGACCAGATCCGCTCCGCCGCCCGCGAGGCGGAGGAGGCCCGGCAGGCGGAGCTCGCGGCCGCGCGCGAAGCGGCTGCTGCGACCGCGGCGACGGCTGCTGCCGCGGCGACGGGCACGGCCGGCGCTGCCACGTCGTCGAGCGCCGCAGTCGCCGCGCCCGTCAACCTCCCCGCCGCCAACAGCTCGATCGTCGCGATCGCGCAGTCGCAGCTCGGCGTGCCCTACGTATGGGGCGGCACGAGCCCGTCGACCGGCTTCGACTGCTCGGGCTTCACGCTCTGGGTGTACGGCCAGGCCGGCCACTACCTGCCCCACTCGTCGAACGCGCAGGCCGGCTACGGCACTCCGGTGGCGGCCTCGGCCGTCGCGGCGGGCGACCTGCTGGTGTGGGACGGCCACGTGGCCATCTACGCCGGCGGCGACCAGATCATCCACTCGGCCACCAGCGGCAAGCCCGTGAAGTACTCGGTCTACTCGGCGATGGTGGCTGCGTTCGGCACGCCGCAGGTGCGTCGCTTCTAG
- a CDS encoding NlpC/P60 family protein, with amino-acid sequence MTNPSEKTAIASGDQKRFSRATVVRNARRVGVIAVAAALATPLALPAFASGSSSSADGESYSAFVAQDAQSVSGVVTAGEGTLGGARLEVSATTPAELEAIRAQLEAAAQAEEQQRAAEQQEREAEQAAQQEQQQATARGTAGPAPSSSSAAPAPAPVAAAAGISGSAIANAALAQVGVSQDCVQLVRKSIAVAGLPYTGMGSLFNLGPTISQAQAEPGDVIYYADGGTGRAHIGIYIGGGQAVHGGWSGYNTVVAGVNIGGSAPVFIDIT; translated from the coding sequence GTGACGAATCCTTCCGAGAAGACGGCCATCGCGTCGGGTGACCAGAAGCGCTTCAGCCGCGCCACGGTCGTGCGCAACGCACGTCGCGTCGGCGTGATCGCCGTGGCCGCAGCCCTCGCCACCCCGCTCGCCCTCCCCGCCTTCGCCTCCGGCAGCAGCAGCAGCGCCGACGGCGAGTCGTACTCGGCGTTCGTCGCCCAGGACGCCCAGTCGGTCTCCGGCGTCGTCACCGCTGGCGAGGGAACCCTCGGCGGTGCCCGCCTCGAGGTGTCGGCCACCACGCCCGCAGAGCTCGAGGCGATCCGCGCACAGCTCGAGGCCGCAGCGCAGGCCGAGGAGCAGCAGCGCGCTGCAGAGCAGCAGGAGCGCGAGGCGGAGCAGGCAGCGCAGCAGGAGCAGCAGCAGGCTACGGCGCGCGGTACGGCCGGGCCCGCCCCCTCGTCCTCGTCTGCCGCACCGGCGCCCGCACCGGTCGCCGCGGCGGCCGGCATCTCCGGCAGCGCCATCGCCAACGCCGCGCTGGCGCAGGTCGGCGTCTCGCAGGACTGCGTGCAGCTCGTGCGCAAGTCGATCGCCGTTGCCGGTCTCCCCTACACGGGCATGGGGTCGCTGTTCAACCTCGGCCCGACAATCTCGCAGGCGCAGGCCGAGCCCGGTGACGTCATCTACTACGCCGACGGCGGCACGGGCCGCGCGCACATCGGCATCTACATCGGCGGCGGCCAGGCAGTCCACGGCGGCTGGTCCGGCTACAACACGGTAGTCGCTGGCGTCAACATCGGCGGCTCGGCCCCGGTGTTCATCGACATCACGTGA
- the mobF gene encoding MobF family relaxase: MRVMSAGDGYKYLLRTVATGDGDRVLSTPLTRYYTEEGTPPGRWLGSAVPALGGRTITVGDEVSELQLQRLIGQGRDPVTRQALGSPYRKYPTVTERIEHRTLRLDADLPVTERADAVATIAAEESARGVRKAVAGFDFTFSVPKSASVLWAVSDAGTQSLIADAHHAAVAEMVAFIEREVAATRVGAAGRNGAVAQADVSGVIATAFDHYDSRAGDPHLHTHVVISNKVQIVHDGKWRSLDGRPLHAATVALSELHEAVFADHLTRAFGVEWEARDMGRDRNPAWAISTVPERLVAEFSSRSRQINEGKNRLIAEYVARHGRQPSLATVIKLRAQATLATRPEKQVRSLADLTGEWRESASHLLGEDATHWARTVTANEAPRLLRADDVPLDVIDALGRSVVGAVGEKRSTWRRWNLTAEAARQTMPYRFATTRDREAVVGMVVDAAERASLQLTPPELASSPAVFRRSDDSSRFRPIASTVYSSPEILAAEDRLLERARTMTARTVPIEVIEKVTRRPDRDGRLLAADQTSALTAVAASGRAVDVLVGPAGAGKTTAMRALRTAWEREHGRGSVVGLAPSAVAAQVLAEDLGIKTENTAKWWKDHQNAGASFRKGQLVIVDEASLAGTLSMDRITEHATEMGAKVLLVGDWAQLQSVTAGGAFSLLVHDRDDAPELVDVHRFVNEWEKTASLDLRHGRPEAIDTYAEHGRITGGDTEAMIDAAYIAWRNDTLNGASTVLIADSNDSVHALNQRARADLILDGTVDARREVALQGDARAGVGDTIITRKNDRRLRTPRGWVRNGDRWTIADIRDDGSLTARRADSRGTVILPADYVSDHVDLG, from the coding sequence ATGCGGGTGATGTCCGCCGGTGACGGCTACAAGTACCTTCTGCGTACCGTCGCCACCGGCGACGGTGACCGGGTGCTCTCAACGCCGTTGACGAGGTACTACACGGAGGAAGGCACCCCGCCGGGGCGATGGCTCGGATCAGCCGTCCCCGCGCTCGGCGGTAGAACGATCACCGTCGGCGACGAGGTCTCTGAGTTGCAGCTTCAACGTCTGATTGGACAGGGCCGCGACCCCGTGACACGCCAAGCGCTCGGAAGCCCGTATCGGAAGTATCCGACCGTGACCGAGCGCATTGAGCACCGCACGTTGAGGCTCGACGCAGACCTTCCTGTGACCGAGCGTGCCGACGCGGTCGCCACAATCGCGGCTGAGGAGAGTGCGCGTGGGGTGCGGAAGGCGGTTGCGGGGTTCGATTTCACGTTCTCGGTTCCGAAGTCCGCATCGGTGCTGTGGGCGGTGTCGGACGCGGGGACGCAATCGCTGATTGCGGATGCGCATCACGCGGCGGTTGCGGAAATGGTTGCATTCATCGAACGCGAGGTTGCCGCAACCCGCGTCGGCGCGGCAGGCCGCAACGGGGCGGTTGCGCAGGCCGATGTATCCGGGGTGATCGCGACTGCGTTCGATCACTACGATTCGCGAGCGGGTGACCCGCATCTGCACACGCATGTGGTGATCTCGAACAAGGTGCAGATCGTCCACGACGGCAAATGGCGCTCCCTCGACGGCCGGCCCCTCCACGCCGCCACCGTCGCCCTCTCAGAACTCCACGAAGCCGTGTTCGCCGACCACCTCACCCGCGCGTTCGGCGTCGAGTGGGAAGCCAGAGACATGGGACGTGACCGCAACCCCGCCTGGGCGATCAGCACGGTGCCGGAGAGGTTGGTGGCGGAGTTCTCATCCCGGTCACGGCAGATTAATGAGGGGAAGAACCGGCTCATCGCTGAGTACGTTGCCCGACACGGCAGGCAACCATCGCTTGCGACGGTCATCAAGCTCCGAGCACAAGCAACGTTGGCAACCAGACCGGAGAAGCAGGTTCGCTCGCTCGCTGACCTCACCGGCGAGTGGCGGGAGAGCGCGTCGCACCTGCTCGGTGAAGACGCCACCCACTGGGCACGCACCGTCACCGCGAACGAGGCACCGCGACTGCTGCGCGCTGATGATGTGCCCCTGGATGTGATCGACGCTCTGGGCCGCAGTGTGGTTGGAGCAGTCGGTGAGAAGCGGTCGACCTGGCGTAGGTGGAACCTCACCGCCGAGGCTGCCCGCCAGACCATGCCCTACCGGTTCGCCACCACGAGGGATCGCGAAGCCGTAGTCGGAATGGTCGTCGATGCCGCAGAGCGCGCCTCCCTCCAGCTGACTCCGCCCGAGCTCGCATCGAGCCCGGCCGTGTTCCGCCGCTCTGATGACAGCAGCAGGTTCCGGCCGATCGCGTCGACGGTGTACTCGTCACCGGAAATCCTCGCGGCAGAAGATCGACTCCTCGAGCGCGCCCGAACCATGACCGCACGCACTGTGCCAATCGAAGTGATCGAGAAGGTCACCCGCCGCCCAGATCGCGACGGCCGACTCCTCGCCGCCGACCAAACCTCAGCGCTCACCGCCGTCGCGGCATCAGGCCGCGCAGTCGATGTGCTGGTCGGCCCCGCCGGCGCTGGGAAGACAACGGCGATGCGAGCTCTGCGCACTGCGTGGGAGCGGGAGCACGGGCGTGGCAGCGTCGTCGGCCTCGCCCCGTCAGCGGTCGCAGCGCAGGTCCTCGCCGAAGACCTCGGTATCAAAACAGAGAACACGGCGAAGTGGTGGAAAGACCACCAGAACGCGGGTGCGTCGTTCCGTAAGGGGCAGCTCGTGATCGTGGACGAAGCCTCCCTCGCCGGCACGCTCTCCATGGATCGCATCACCGAGCACGCAACCGAGATGGGTGCGAAGGTGTTGCTTGTGGGTGATTGGGCGCAACTGCAATCCGTCACCGCAGGCGGCGCGTTCTCCCTCCTCGTCCACGACCGCGACGATGCCCCGGAACTGGTCGACGTGCACCGCTTCGTCAACGAGTGGGAGAAGACGGCCTCGCTTGACCTCCGCCACGGGCGCCCCGAGGCCATCGACACCTACGCCGAACATGGCCGCATCACCGGCGGCGATACCGAGGCGATGATCGACGCCGCCTACATCGCCTGGCGCAACGACACCCTCAACGGTGCTTCGACGGTGTTGATCGCGGACTCCAACGACTCCGTCCACGCTCTGAACCAGCGCGCCCGCGCCGACCTCATCCTCGACGGCACAGTAGATGCCCGTCGCGAAGTCGCCCTCCAAGGCGACGCGCGTGCCGGGGTAGGTGACACGATCATCACCCGGAAGAACGACCGACGCCTCCGCACCCCGCGAGGATGGGTGCGCAACGGTGACCGCTGGACCATTGCCGACATCCGCGACGATGGATCACTCACCGCCCGCCGCGCCGACAGCCGCGGCACCGTGATTCTCCCTGCCGACTACGTCTCCGATCACGTCGATCTGGGTTAG
- a CDS encoding DNA cytosine methyltransferase: MADQTLTDRVTLLRVGSLFSGYGGLDLAVEEVFNARTIWFSEINEPVARIFSHHWPEAPNLGDITAIDWRTVPPVDILCGGFLCQDVSTVGKMAGLKPGTRSGLWAHMAAAIDALQPDWVVIENVRGLLSAPAIRANFEGVHDEQRNIANAAPDGATPRDMERDPWHLGETTARPLRVAGAVLGDLADLRYDAQWIGLPASAVGAPHPRYRVFILAHRTVSHSTGIRRSSRGRELATGESTPRHDCAQPPDHRPCLARPEWVPRFRGVREPVEVDRGILRRWGRYAVPVTYWTQIIGRPAPAPAILTDATGPRPAPAFVEWLMGLPSGWVTDARHELTTNSQITALGNGVVPRQAVSAISSLLNTWLEEHRPRSSDRAVNPYQAVVDRTGVETGVAGS; the protein is encoded by the coding sequence GTGGCCGACCAGACACTCACCGACCGGGTCACTCTGCTGCGTGTCGGGTCGCTGTTCTCCGGCTACGGCGGACTCGATCTCGCTGTCGAAGAAGTCTTCAATGCCAGAACGATCTGGTTCTCCGAGATCAACGAGCCCGTCGCCCGCATCTTCTCCCACCACTGGCCCGAGGCCCCGAACCTTGGTGATATCACCGCCATCGACTGGAGAACCGTGCCGCCAGTGGACATCCTCTGTGGCGGGTTTCTCTGCCAGGACGTATCGACCGTCGGGAAGATGGCCGGTCTGAAGCCCGGCACCCGTTCCGGCCTCTGGGCACATATGGCGGCAGCGATCGACGCGCTGCAACCCGACTGGGTCGTGATCGAGAATGTCCGCGGGCTGCTTTCTGCACCAGCTATACGCGCAAACTTCGAAGGAGTCCACGATGAGCAACGCAACATCGCAAATGCAGCCCCCGACGGTGCAACCCCTCGCGATATGGAACGCGACCCGTGGCATCTGGGAGAAACCACAGCTCGACCTCTTCGAGTAGCAGGAGCAGTTTTGGGAGACCTGGCCGACCTCCGGTATGACGCGCAATGGATCGGTCTACCCGCTTCCGCGGTCGGCGCACCCCACCCCCGATACCGGGTCTTCATCCTTGCCCACCGCACTGTTTCGCACTCCACTGGCATCCGACGCAGCTCGCGGGGGCGAGAGCTTGCAACAGGTGAAAGCACGCCGCGGCACGATTGCGCTCAGCCACCAGATCATCGACCTTGCCTTGCACGGCCCGAATGGGTACCCAGGTTCCGAGGAGTCAGAGAGCCTGTGGAGGTTGATCGAGGAATTCTTCGACGATGGGGACGTTACGCCGTGCCAGTGACTTACTGGACGCAGATCATCGGTCGGCCCGCACCGGCGCCCGCAATCCTGACCGACGCGACTGGCCCGCGGCCCGCACCGGCATTCGTGGAATGGTTGATGGGTTTACCGTCTGGTTGGGTGACTGATGCGCGTCACGAACTCACCACGAATAGTCAGATCACGGCGCTCGGGAACGGAGTCGTCCCCAGGCAAGCGGTTTCGGCCATCTCCAGTTTGTTAAACACCTGGCTGGAGGAGCATCGACCGAGGTCATCCGATCGAGCGGTAAACCCATATCAAGCTGTAGTAGATAGAACCGGGGTGGAGACGGGGGTAGCCGGGAGTTGA